CCTTCCGCCCCCGCTGCAAAAACCGCCGCGAGGCCCGCCACGGCATCCGAGATGTCTCCAATATCATCGTCGAATGACGACCCGCGGTTGCTTGCGCCCTGCTCGCGGTCCGCCAGATTTCCCAGATACGCCGTCGCGCGCTCGCCCTGATAGGCGGTGCGGGCGTCCGCGCCCCGCAGGACGCCCATCTTCCTCAGGCCGTCGAAGATGGCGCCCTTGATGCGGTAGTGGGCAAAGGTGAGGAAGTTGGCGCCAACCTTGGGGTCGAAGCGCTCAGCGGCTTCCAGCAGACCGATTTGCCCATAGGCCAGCAGTTCATCCAGTTCGAGCTGGGCATTGAACTGCTTGCGCACGGTGGCCGCGAGCGACCGCACGTACGGGCCGTACTTCTCCAGGATGACCTTCCTGTCTTCACCCAGAGGCAAGCGGCGCGCTCACTCGGCCTTGGACCACAGCCGCTCGAGAACCTGGTTCAGCCGGGGATCATCC
The sequence above is drawn from the Corallococcus sp. NCRR genome and encodes:
- a CDS encoding sigma-70 family RNA polymerase sigma factor, with product MPLGEDRKVILEKYGPYVRSLAATVRKQFNAQLELDELLAYGQIGLLEAAERFDPKVGANFLTFAHYRIKGAIFDGLRKMGVLRGADARTAYQGERATAYLGNLADREQGASNRGSSFDDDIGDISDAVAGLAAVFAAGAEGAEAAGYVDESLPADQRLEMEQLKNRVRSAIEKLPEKERKLLQGYYFQGRTLEEAGAEIGQSKSWASRLHARAIDRLKELLNEEEELPPPSTDARRVSHGGSDERHLRGTGGAAKAAGSGRAAADAEDGRVEVRRSSR